A genomic region of Paramormyrops kingsleyae isolate MSU_618 chromosome 19, PKINGS_0.4, whole genome shotgun sequence contains the following coding sequences:
- the LOC111842989 gene encoding 5-hydroxytryptamine receptor 1B-like has product MERPSQLNPTPVIYVGILDTSANDTNSNYTSKPGGASPNLAFQAGLGATLSVITFATTLSNAFVIATIYQSRKLHTPANFLIASLAVTDLLVSILVMPISVVYTVSHTWTLGQIVCYIWLSSDISCCTASILHLCVIALDRYWAITDAIEYSKKRTTARAAGMIVTAWVIAISISLPPLYWRHVKAEELNSCNVNNDNIFYTIYSTFGAFYIPTLLLIVLYGRIYVEARKRILKQPLKKEGKRLTSAHLIEDSPGSAASGTSPNYGTQEITARERAPSGSPTQVKVTVSDSLLEKKRISAARERKATKTLGIILGAYIICWLPFFIYTLLVPICTSCMYPELFDVFTWLGYLNSLINPIIYTMSNEDFKKAFHKLIRFRCCLS; this is encoded by the coding sequence ATGGAGCGTCCAAGCCAGCTGAACCCGACGCCTGTCATTTATGTCGGAATACTGGACACTTCAGCCAACGACACCAATTCCAATTACACATCCAAACCTGGCGGGGCATCTCCCAATCTTGCTTTTCAGGCCGGCTTAGGTGCAACCCTGTCCGTCATAACTTTTGCCACTACGTTGTCTAACGCGTTCGTAATAGCCACCATTTACCAGTCCAGGAAACTGCACACTCCTGCGAACTTCCTTATAGCCTCGCTGGCGGTCACGGATCTGTTAGTGTCCATCCTGGTGATGCCCATAAGTGTCGTGTACACAGTGAGCCACACATGGACATTAGGACAGATCGTCTGCTACATTTGGTTATCTTCAGACATATCCTGCTGCACGGCGTCTATCCTTCACTTGTGCGTAATTGCGCTGGATCGCTACTGGGCGATAACTGATGCCATCGAGTACTCCAAAAAGCGGACCACAGCCCGGGCTGCCGGGATGATAGTTACCGCCTGGGTCATAGCCATCTCCATCTCCCTGCCGCCCCTATACTGGCGCCATGTGAAAGCCGAGGAGCTGAACAGTTGCAACGTGAACAATGACAACATTTTCTACACTATCTATTCAACTTTTGGGGCATTCTACATCCCCACCTTGCTACTTATTGTGCTCTACGGTAGGATCTACGTCGAGGCCAGGAAAAGGATCCTAAAACAGCCGCTGAAAAAAGAGGGGAAGAGGCTCACTTCGGCGCACTTGATCGAGGACTCGCCGGGATCCGCGGCGTCCGGCACGTCCCCGAACTACGGCACGCAGGAAATCACCGCGCGCGAACGCGCTCCGTCCGGCAGCCCGACCCAGGTGAAGGTGACCGTGTCGGACTCGCTTTTAGAGAAAAAGAGGATCTCTGCTGCGAGGGAGAGAAAAGCCACCAAAACTTTGGGGATAATCCTGGGCGCCTATATCATATGCTGGTTGCCGTTTTTTATTTACACGCTGTTGGTGCCAATATGTACATCATGCATGTACCCAGAGTTGTTTGATGTATTCACCTGGCTTGGTTATCTCAATTCTTTAATAAATCCGATCATTTATACTATGTCaaatgaagattttaagaaGGCTTTTCACAAACTAATACGTTTTAGATGCTGTCTCTCATGA